The Coffea arabica cultivar ET-39 chromosome 10e, Coffea Arabica ET-39 HiFi, whole genome shotgun sequence region TGGGATGGGGGCATTAAGTTTCTTGGGATCAAAGACGATCGAGCATTCGATTTTCTTATAGAACTTTGGCTTCACCAATTTGCCCAAAACGTAAGCTCTTGATCGCACCACAAAGTTCAACTTCAGTCGCACTGGCTGGCTAGTGGTCCCTGTTGGGGTGGTGCTCAAACTAGCTCCACTTCCATACAAAGGAATCTTGTTCCCGATCACTGATACAGTTACAGTTCTCTGACTCTTTCTCGATTGATAAAAATTCTTCATCTGCCACAAAATCCAATTTCGCAAAATCAACAAGAATGTGACAAGCTCTCTATTCTAGTAGTAACTATAAATTAAAGATTGGGAGTTCCTTcctaataaacaaaaataaaaatttttttttggcgtGACTTACTGTTCCGGATCCAACGGTGAGCTCAAAGTATGATAAATCAACAGGGGATGAGGTAGCATGCACACCAAAAAATGTAGCAGTATTTCGGAAATTGAATTTTAAGGTAGAGTTGATGGAGATCATATCAGTAGATACTCCCGTATCATCCGAACCAGCTTGAATCGCAAATCTCTCAAATGTAAGGCTCTGTGCAGACAACAGAGAACACAAATTAGGTAAATCCACGCTAATTCAGAAGacgtatttttaaaaaaaaaaaaaaaaaagaaacacacactcacacatacAGGCAAAACCACACGAAATTATGCAAGAATTGCGTATTCATATGGCAATTCAACAAGAACCCACATAATAATTCACATCGAATTGCAAATTAAGACCAAATTTAGCCGTAATTCAATTATCAACCAGTACTTTCGTACATTTTTCTATGCGTACACTGACGAATATAAAGTGTGGTTAAGCAAAGCGAAAGATAACACTTTTGCCAACTCAATCCCTTGtagcaaaatttcagctaaaaTTGATGATCAGTTCAAAATTTGGAATTTCAAATAAGGAAAGCGAATGAAACGAAATTGAACTAACCTTCATGGTGATCTTGGGCTTCTGAGGTCTACTAGCACCCCACAAGATGagtgaaaagagagaaaaaagcaGGAAAAAACCCACAACGAATGCGAGAAAATAGCACCGCCTGGGAAGGGGCTTTCGTGACTCTTGGTCTTCAAGCAGTCCTTCCTCCTCAATCACGTCACACTCTTTCCATGGTTTTTGGCCCTTATGGCCAGGGTGTCTATTCGCACCCGATCCGCCGTCGTTTGGGTTGATCTTCCTGGATCCAGGCTTGAGCGAG contains the following coding sequences:
- the LOC113712676 gene encoding uncharacterized protein, with product MHAKTDSEVTSLAPSSPDHARRPVYYVQSPSRDSHDGEKTTTSFHSTPILSPAGSPPHSHSSVGRHSRESSTSRFSGSLKPGSRKINPNDGGSGANRHPGHKGQKPWKECDVIEEEGLLEDQESRKPLPRRCYFLAFVVGFFLLFSLFSLILWGASRPQKPKITMKSLTFERFAIQAGSDDTGVSTDMISINSTLKFNFRNTATFFGVHATSSPVDLSYFELTVGSGTMKNFYQSRKSQRTVTVSVIGNKIPLYGSGASLSTTPTGTTSQPVRLKLNFVVRSRAYVLGKLVKPKFYKKIECSIVFDPKKLNAPIPLKNDCTYN